Proteins encoded together in one Methanoregula sp. window:
- a CDS encoding AMP-binding protein: MSARSPYTPTGPEPEDRYSNFSISVPEYYNFGYDVVDAWAAKEPDKPAMLWVDRQGQEKGYTFRDMKTESDRAAHILHDCGISQGDRVFIMLPRIPEWWVLIVALIKLGAVYTPAPTMLTSHDISYRLRIGRFALVITDLENAHKVNEAVREGSFIPGCMVADGEMPGWISYSRKRTSRISHPVAAGDSPLRVKTKSSDPLVIFFTSGTTGNPKMVLHDHSYPLGHTVTALLWQDLTATDLHFTISDTGWAKSAWGNLFGQWIAGAAVFVYDTRGKFDPAEIPPLLEKHAITTFCCPPTIYRMLILLDLKQYNLSRLRHCVSAGEPLNPEVIRIWKEKTGLLIYEGYGQTETVLCIGAFPGHECPPGSMGKPAPGWRIELHDKDGRPVGVNREGRIAISLEPRPVGLFSGYLKNEPASRKSFVKGWYYTDDKAAMDKDGNFWFIGRDDDVIKASGYRIGPFEVESALLEHPAVAEAAVVGSPDPIRGLIVKAFVVLKPGFLPSGQLVAGLQEHVKKVTAPYKYPRAIEFVDALPKTYSGKIRRNELREREAKKGKPA; encoded by the coding sequence ATGTCCGCCCGATCTCCGTATACCCCTACCGGCCCTGAACCGGAGGACCGGTACAGCAACTTTTCCATCAGCGTGCCGGAATACTATAACTTCGGCTATGACGTGGTCGATGCGTGGGCGGCAAAAGAGCCGGACAAGCCGGCCATGCTCTGGGTGGACCGGCAGGGACAGGAAAAGGGGTACACGTTCCGGGATATGAAGACCGAATCCGACCGGGCTGCACACATCCTGCATGACTGCGGGATCTCCCAGGGTGACCGGGTATTCATCATGCTCCCGAGGATCCCGGAATGGTGGGTGCTCATCGTCGCCCTGATCAAACTTGGTGCCGTCTACACCCCCGCTCCCACGATGCTTACTTCCCATGACATCTCCTACCGTCTCAGGATTGGCAGGTTTGCGCTGGTTATCACCGACCTTGAGAACGCACATAAGGTAAACGAGGCTGTGAGGGAGGGATCGTTTATCCCCGGATGCATGGTTGCTGACGGGGAAATGCCGGGCTGGATCAGCTATTCCCGAAAACGTACGTCCCGTATATCGCACCCGGTGGCAGCGGGGGACTCCCCGCTCCGGGTAAAGACGAAATCGTCAGATCCTCTTGTGATCTTCTTCACCTCCGGCACGACCGGCAACCCCAAGATGGTACTTCACGACCACAGTTACCCGCTCGGCCATACCGTGACAGCACTGCTCTGGCAGGATTTGACCGCCACCGATCTCCACTTCACCATCTCCGATACCGGCTGGGCAAAGAGCGCGTGGGGAAACCTGTTCGGTCAGTGGATCGCGGGGGCGGCGGTTTTTGTCTATGATACCCGGGGAAAATTCGATCCCGCAGAAATCCCCCCGCTCCTTGAGAAGCACGCGATCACAACGTTCTGCTGCCCGCCCACAATCTACCGGATGCTGATCCTCCTTGACCTCAAACAGTATAACCTCTCAAGGCTCCGCCACTGCGTGAGTGCGGGCGAGCCCCTGAACCCCGAGGTGATCCGGATCTGGAAAGAGAAGACCGGCCTTTTGATCTACGAAGGATACGGCCAGACGGAGACGGTCCTCTGCATCGGCGCATTCCCGGGCCATGAATGCCCGCCGGGATCCATGGGAAAACCGGCCCCGGGCTGGCGCATCGAGCTCCACGATAAGGACGGCAGGCCCGTGGGGGTCAACCGCGAGGGAAGGATCGCGATCTCGCTTGAACCCCGGCCGGTCGGACTGTTCTCAGGGTATCTAAAAAACGAACCGGCAAGCAGGAAATCCTTTGTAAAAGGCTGGTACTACACGGATGACAAGGCGGCAATGGACAAAGACGGTAATTTCTGGTTCATCGGCCGGGATGACGATGTTATCAAGGCTTCGGGATACCGTATCGGGCCGTTCGAAGTCGAGAGCGCCTTGCTGGAGCACCCGGCAGTTGCTGAGGCGGCAGTCGTGGGATCTCCCGATCCGATCAGGGGACTGATTGTAAAAGCCTTCGTTGTTCTCAAGCCCGGCTTTCTGCCATCCGGCCAGCTCGTAGCCGGCCTGCAGGAGCACGTAAAAAAGGTGACCGCCCCGTACAAGTACCCGCGGGCGATTGAATTTGTCGATGCCCTCCCCAAGACTTATTCAGGTAAGATACGGAGGAATGAGCTCCGCGAACGGGAGGCAAAAAAGGGTAAACCGGCATAA
- a CDS encoding DUF333 domain-containing protein, whose amino-acid sequence MISKNALLIIMGLCLVAGLLVAGCTQQVTPAQIPATHTPVVTKAASTSSGLANPASVNCGKVGGKIEIRKDAQGNEYGMCTFTNGTSCDEWALFRNEGCKPFTPVTTTPAVVGMANPASVNCGKVGATSEILKNPDGSEYGMCKFPNGTSCEEWALFRGEGCKPNVAPIATPVKK is encoded by the coding sequence ATGATATCGAAAAACGCTCTCCTGATCATCATGGGCCTCTGCCTTGTTGCCGGCCTTCTCGTTGCCGGTTGCACCCAGCAGGTAACACCCGCACAGATACCTGCGACTCACACACCTGTCGTCACTAAGGCAGCATCGACCAGTTCCGGCTTAGCAAATCCTGCATCAGTCAACTGTGGCAAAGTAGGTGGAAAGATCGAGATCAGGAAAGATGCACAGGGGAACGAGTACGGAATGTGTACATTCACCAATGGCACCAGCTGTGATGAATGGGCACTCTTCCGCAACGAAGGCTGTAAACCGTTTACACCCGTGACGACAACACCGGCAGTGGTCGGCATGGCAAACCCGGCCTCCGTAAACTGTGGCAAAGTTGGGGCCACATCAGAAATCCTGAAGAACCCTGATGGCAGCGAGTACGGCATGTGCAAGTTCCCGAATGGAACCTCCTGCGAGGAATGGGCACTCTTCCGTGGCGAAGGCTGCAAGCCGAATGTGGCACCAATCGCCACTCCGGTAAAAAAATAA
- a CDS encoding histidine phosphatase family protein gives MKPGDFVLDILKEAPKNRKTIVIIRHSKRNSFEGIPDHLRESVGITPEGILMAREFGASLGKILPGKPLFLGHTIARRCRMTAESIRDGYPLDTPARILGCEPEIKSPVINLDKLIAIRDELGWREGIRKWLDQEIPGDILHDPHQYSDYVLRNLLSCPYSGEQDLLIAIAHDITLFPIISSVFGEKVKAIEFLNGIVITADTNRAELQFADTEFSLKADRYFDRSNR, from the coding sequence ATGAAACCTGGGGATTTCGTCCTGGATATTTTAAAAGAAGCCCCGAAAAACCGGAAAACAATCGTCATAATCCGCCATTCGAAGAGAAATTCCTTTGAAGGAATTCCTGATCATCTCCGCGAAAGTGTTGGAATAACCCCCGAAGGAATCCTCATGGCAAGGGAATTCGGGGCCTCTTTAGGAAAAATTCTTCCGGGGAAACCTCTTTTTCTCGGGCATACCATAGCACGCAGGTGCAGGATGACTGCCGAATCTATTCGCGATGGATATCCCCTGGATACCCCTGCCCGGATCCTGGGATGTGAGCCGGAAATAAAAAGTCCGGTAATAAATCTGGACAAATTAATTGCTATCAGGGATGAATTGGGCTGGCGCGAGGGTATCAGGAAATGGCTTGACCAGGAGATCCCCGGGGATATTCTGCATGATCCTCACCAGTATTCTGACTATGTATTAAGAAACCTGTTATCCTGCCCTTATTCAGGCGAGCAGGATCTGCTTATTGCAATCGCACATGACATCACGTTATTCCCCATAATTTCCAGTGTATTTGGAGAAAAAGTGAAAGCGATCGAGTTCCTGAATGGAATTGTAATCACGGCAGATACGAATAGGGCAGAATTACAGTTTGCCGACACAGAATTTTCATTGAAAGCGGATCGTTATTTTGATCGGTCAAACCGGTAA